Genomic segment of Paenibacillus sp. FSL R5-0623:
ACAACGGGCTTATTTAATCAGTTGTTACTTAGCCTGGGAGTAATCTCGCAACCGCAGAACATCTTGCTGGATGCAGGCAAGTATTGGTGGATTGCTACGTTATCGGATATTTGGAAAGAAGCAGGTTGGGGAACGATTCTGTATCTGGCAATCATGGCAAAGATTGATCCTACGTATTATGAAGCGGCCAAAATCGATGGTGCAAGCCGTCTCAGACAGATCTGGAATATCACATTGCCTAACATGAAATCAATTATAAGCCTAAATCTGATTCTAACTGTAAGCGGTTTATTAGGGTCGAATCTGGATCAAACGCTGGTTCTCATGAACTCCCAGAACCGCGACAAAGCGGAAGTCATCAACTCGTACGTGTATCGTATGGGGATGTCTCAGGGTGACTTTTCATATGCAACGGCCGTTGGCTTGGGTGTCTCCATCATCTCTGTCATTTTACTCGTCACGGCAAACAAAATCACAAGCAAATTAAACGATAATCAATCTGTGTTGTAGAAGGAGGTAGCCC
This window contains:
- a CDS encoding ABC transporter permease subunit, which produces MDKLAVETSTGKNAISPNGKKPIGQRIKEFIVDYRRQWEIQSMIIPGIIFMIIFCYIPIYGLTIAFKNYTVIDTLATAPWVGLDNFRIILSDKYFWDAVVNTLGISFLKLGIGFVIPIILAIMIYELNSGRFKKFVQTVSYLPHFLSWIVLGGMLITWFSTTGLFNQLLLSLGVISQPQNILLDAGKYWWIATLSDIWKEAGWGTILYLAIMAKIDPTYYEAAKIDGASRLRQIWNITLPNMKSIISLNLILTVSGLLGSNLDQTLVLMNSQNRDKAEVINSYVYRMGMSQGDFSYATAVGLGVSIISVILLVTANKITSKLNDNQSVL